ACGGCTGCATCTGCGGTACGGCGTTCACGAGATGCATCGAATCGGTGTTGCCCTCGTCGGCTTCCGCCCGCGTCTGCCCCCACGCCGGATCCTCGCGCCGGGTCATGTGGCCACGACTGAAGCGCGGCGAATTGCCGTACACACGGCCGGCCAGTTGCATGGCCTGCGACACCCGGGGATCGAACCGCCAGTCGCGCCGCTTGAGATGCGGCACGCTCAGCGCGCCGTCGATGTTCACCGCACTCACGTAACACACTCGCCGCCGGCGGCTCATCACGACGGAGAAGTGCCGATACGGCAGAGCGCGCAGCGTCTCGCCTTGCCACGTCACGGCGAGCACATCGTCCTCATCGACGATGGTCGGGAGCGGCGCGTCCGGCTGTCCGGGGCCGAGGAAGTCAGCCCTGTAGCCGTCGCGCAGACCGTAGCCTGTCGCGACAGGCAGGACCGGCATCGGCTCCACACCGAGATCGGAAGGGACGCTGGGTTCCGGCACTGCCACCATGGGTGTGATCGCCGCGAGCGCCTCTTTGACATGGGGTGCGCGCACCGCGTAGTTCAGGCGCTCCAGCGCGCCGGCAAAGTGTACGCCGACGGCGCCACCCGTCTCCATGTCGATCACCACGGACCCTGAACTGCCACCGAGCGTCGTGGCGTCGTGCGCGAACGCCCACGGCTCGGTCGCGCCGCGAGCGACCTTGCCCGGCGAGAAGCGCTTCACGCCGTACACGCCGCCGAACAAGCGCTGAGCGACATCAGGGTTCTGCACGCCGAACGGGTCTTCGGCCGGATAGCCAATCACCGCGATGTCACGTCCGGAGTCGAGCGACGCCTCGGAGAACGGAATCGGCGGAGGCAGGACGATGCCCGCGCCGGGCGAGAGTCGCAGCACGGCCAGATCCGGCGCACGCGAGTCGGTGAGGTCGGCCAGATACAGCACCTGATCGACGCCGACCTCGAATGCCTCTGCCGGTGTTTCGACTGTCTCGAAATCCTCGCTCAGATCGACGCGGCAGGTGACCACGCCTGTGCCAACCGTGCGGCGGAACGCCAGGGCATTCGCCGCGCGCGAGACGAACTCCGCCGCGACGTGCGCGTTGGTCACCACGAGATCCTCGTCCACGATCCACGCGGTGCCGGCGTGATGCAGGCGCGGATGGCCCGACAATTCCACGCGACCCACGCTGGCGAACCAGCGCTCGTACGTCCCGCGCGTGGCCTCGATGCGCCGGCGCAATTCGGCAGACGGCGGCAGGTCCACGCGATTGTCTCGCACCAGCAGCGATGGCCGGCCGTGAGCCAGGACCACGGCCTCCGTCTGGAAGCGAGGCGTGGTTCCGGCTCCGGCCCGGCGGCCCGTGAGCCCATCGACCAACGCCCGGATCGAACGCGCACCAACACCGGCGCGAAGTGCCCGTGCAGGCACGTGACCCGGCTCCGTCATGGCCATCACCTCGCGCGCGATGGCCGGATCGGCTGCCAGAACGGACTCGGCCCGTTCGTGAAGATGCATACGTGGATCAACGACGTGTGCGGCCCTGGCCGTACACGACCATCGACCGGCCGGTTCTCCGGGCCCGGCCGTCATCGTGTACGATTCCGCGCGATGCCGACGCGCCGCTACCTGCTGCTGGCGACGCTGCTGTATGTCGTACTGACGGCCGTGATGACGTACCCGCAGGTGCGTCACATGCGTGATGGCGTGAGCGACGTGGGCGACCCGCTGCTCAACACGTGGGCGATGGCCTGGGTGGCCCACCAGTTGCCGTTCTCGCCCGCGCACGTGTTCGACGGCAACATCTTCTTCCCCGAACGGCGTACGCTCGCCTACTCCGAAACGCTGCTGGTGCCAGCGCTGATGGGCGCGCCGTTGCTGTATGCCGGGGCCGGCCCGGTCCTCGTCTACAACCTGCTGATGTTCGCGTCGTTCGTCTTCACCGGCGTCGGCATGGCGCTGCTGGTGCGCGAGCTGACGGGCAGCACGCTCGCCGGACTCGCCTGTGGCGCGATGGCGGCGTTCCTGCCCTACCGCTTCGACCACTACTCGCACTTCCAGCTGCTGCAGATGCAGTGGGTGCCCTTCGCGTTGTGGGCGCTGCACCGGCTGCTGGACGATGGGCGGATGCGCTTCGGCGTGGCGCTTGGCGTATTCGTCGGCGCGCAGGGCCTGACGTCCATGTACAACGCCATCTTCCTCGGCACGTTCCTCGCCGTCGTTGGTGGCGTGCTGCTCGCCATGGATCTGGCGCGCGCCAAAGCTCGCTGGAAGCCGCTGCTCGCCTCGGTCGCGATCGCCGGTGCGCTCATGGCGCCGGTGGTCATCGTCCATGCGCGCGCGAGGGCGGTCGTTGGCGAACGTGCACGCAGCGACGCGGAGGTCGGCAGCGCGCAGTGGAAGCACTTCCTCGCGGCCTCGCCGCACAACTACGTCCACGGCGCCCGCTCACGGCGACTCGGCGAGCCGGAACGTCGCCTCTTTCCCGGCCTCGTCGCGCTGCTGCTGGCGGTCGTCGGCTTGTGGCCGCCATGGACGCGCACACGCGCTGCGTACGCGCTCGGCCTGCTCGCGTCGGTGGACATCGCCCGCGGGTTCAACGGCTGGCTCTATGGCTGGCTGTTCGACTACGTGCTGCCCTTCCGCAGCCTGCGCGTCCCGGCCCGGATGGGCATGATGGTGAGCCTCGCCATCGTGGTGCTCGCGGGCTATGGCCTGGCTCGACTCCTGCCGCGCATCCGCCGCGTCTGGCAGCCTGTCGCTGCGATCATCGTCGGACTGTTCGTGCTGATCGAGTCGTGGGCCGGCCCCCTGTCACCGCGACTCGTGTCAGTGACCGCCCCCGAGACGTACGCCGACCTGCTGCGGGACAAGGGCGATTCGCCGAGAGTGGGCGTGGTCCGTCGTGAATCCGATTCGCCACCGGCGGTTCTGCTCGAACTGCCGATCGGCCGCGAAGATCCAACGGTGATGTACTACTCCACCTTCCACTGGCAGTCGCTCGTCAACGGCTACAGCGGGTTCTTCTCTCCATCGTTCATCGACCTCGTGAACCGGCTCGACACGTTCCCGGATCCCTCGACTGATGACGTGCTGCTCGCGCGCGGCGTGCGGTACGTGACCGTGCACGGCGAGTTGATGCGCGAAGGTGAGTACCAGCGCATGATCGCCGCAATCGATGCGCGGCCGAACGATTTCCGCCTGATCTCTCGTCGGCCGTGGCACCACAGCGAGATCAGCCTGTACTACTTCTTTCCTGGTGCGGGCGGGCGACGGCCTTGACGCGGTCACGCGGGCCGGACACATCCGCCCCTGCAACTCGGGAGGTGTCGCGCGCACCATCGCACGCGTCATCGCGTTGTCGATGTGGTGAGGCGCGTCCACGCCTCCGCGTAGCGCCGGCCGAGCAGCCGCGCCGACACGGCGTCGAAGTGCACGCCATCGCCCTGGTGCGTGAGGTACTCGGCGCTGACGTATGCCGTGTGCGGCACGTGCTGCGACAAGGCGCGATGCGCCGCATCCACCATGACGTGTGCGTCAGTCCACGGCACGTCGGCGAAGTGTCCGATCTGTCCGGCAAGGAACGGTACCTCAGGGGCGTCGAGCGTGGTGCGCAGTCGCCGCACGAGCGCGTGCAGTCGCTCGGCATAGAGCGGAGCCCGCTCCGGCGTGGCGTCGGCTTCGCCCTGGTGCCACAGAATGCCCCGCAGGGTACCGGCGGCCATCGCCACGCGGGCGCGTCGTATCGCGTCGTCCCAGGGGTGACTGTCGGTAGGCAGGTAGTGCTCGCCGGGGCGCCACGCCTCGATGGGCGACCCGCCAACGGCCGCGGGCACGAGACCGATCTCCGACGTCGAATCCGCGTCGACCAGGGCCAGGCCGAACGCACGCCCCGGACCGACGCCAGCGACGGCAGGCTTGTCGAAGTGCATGGGATCGACAGCGGGCACCCACCGAGCGTCGCGATCGAGCATCCGCACGCGCGCATGCGGTACGCGATCCGCCGGCTCGACGCCCGCACGCCCAGCCATGTTCGACTGCCCGATGAGCAGGAAGATCTGCATCGGCGTGGCCTGCCCCCGGGCGGCCGCGAGCGAACCCGCGTGACGTTCGGCGGCCAGCACGGCGGCACACAGCAAGACACCGGTCAGGACGAGTAGCCGTACGTGGATGCTCATCAGCGCAAAGACCGCTTTGCGTGTTCTCACCGTGACTCCTGGTCTCGAAGCCGACACGAAGGCATCGATGACATGCGGCGGGCAGCATACCTGAACGGTGAGTGCGGTACCCACCGGATGGGCGTTTACTGTGACGGGGAGGCCGAAGATGGCAAACAGGACGAGGTGTGCGACGTTCAGGGACCTGTCTCGGACAAAGGCAGGATGGCTGGCAGCTTTCACGCTCGCCGCGGCGGCACTCGGTGCGTGTTCGTCCAAGCCCGAGCGGACAGAGGTTCAGCCGGGCGTGCCGCGGTACGACAACGTCGGCGACCATCGCCACGCTGTCACCACGGCGTCGCCTGACGCGCAGGCGTACTTCAATCAGGGTCTGGCGTTCGCGTACGCGTTCAACCACGCCGAGGCCATACGTGCATTTCGACAGGCTACCGTGCTCGATCCCTCG
This genomic window from Acidobacteriota bacterium contains:
- a CDS encoding DNA/RNA non-specific endonuclease is translated as MHLHERAESVLAADPAIAREVMAMTEPGHVPARALRAGVGARSIRALVDGLTGRRAGAGTTPRFQTEAVVLAHGRPSLLVRDNRVDLPPSAELRRRIEATRGTYERWFASVGRVELSGHPRLHHAGTAWIVDEDLVVTNAHVAAEFVSRAANALAFRRTVGTGVVTCRVDLSEDFETVETPAEAFEVGVDQVLYLADLTDSRAPDLAVLRLSPGAGIVLPPPIPFSEASLDSGRDIAVIGYPAEDPFGVQNPDVAQRLFGGVYGVKRFSPGKVARGATEPWAFAHDATTLGGSSGSVVIDMETGGAVGVHFAGALERLNYAVRAPHVKEALAAITPMVAVPEPSVPSDLGVEPMPVLPVATGYGLRDGYRADFLGPGQPDAPLPTIVDEDDVLAVTWQGETLRALPYRHFSVVMSRRRRVCYVSAVNIDGALSVPHLKRRDWRFDPRVSQAMQLAGRVYGNSPRFSRGHMTRREDPAWGQTRAEADEGNTDSMHLVNAVPQMQPFNAGIWLGLEDYALQSAREDDQRISVMTGPILRDDDPVFENVAIPLEFWKVIAFVHDETGALSVSGYILSQRGFLPRREAVFGAYETYQVPIATIERRAGLRFGSLTARDVLASVPESAVTPLSSPDDIRWR
- a CDS encoding sialate O-acetylesterase codes for the protein MSIHVRLLVLTGVLLCAAVLAAERHAGSLAAARGQATPMQIFLLIGQSNMAGRAGVEPADRVPHARVRMLDRDARWVPAVDPMHFDKPAVAGVGPGRAFGLALVDADSTSEIGLVPAAVGGSPIEAWRPGEHYLPTDSHPWDDAIRRARVAMAAGTLRGILWHQGEADATPERAPLYAERLHALVRRLRTTLDAPEVPFLAGQIGHFADVPWTDAHVMVDAAHRALSQHVPHTAYVSAEYLTHQGDGVHFDAVSARLLGRRYAEAWTRLTTSTTR